Proteins encoded together in one Salvelinus fontinalis isolate EN_2023a chromosome 6, ASM2944872v1, whole genome shotgun sequence window:
- the LOC129857930 gene encoding carnosine synthase 1-like isoform X2 gives MSHSELCVCVLGSPLPYLSLLLEAGQRSPGDALLCLSPSWLSHASPSLLVHKAVTFDLGGRTFLSNFNPPRKVTYFLSCDPWAEEEVTRETDCPSGGSGALCRFWGDVLTARVLLQKAKIHCPPTLALLLPPGQMGLEEGRTGGVEVVHLEQGVVGGMNSIRNKVDSFLESEDMKGSESVVLRRSGGTFVGEATSPPVYLSRNNRDEVWAKVGYLLPQLLPGEAVLLEAYCSPLKPGPRVEDRTWEQYTDCRPQVPDLSFRLCAIVSRSPLDLPLLYKLVCRVGVSDTPLSHSHSLSQSLETTLLECGFTDPTMATSLHRLATDTALSCLRVVMETESSMSAELRGGAGAQTDMIGVDLLFTMDGYIISPVVLGLHPSLCLRSSFPEQGMGLEGRDSGIEGWSRGTLLLTPLLRSQYYLMQEKTVLVVGAGGHSKKFIWGAAKKYKLKILLVDCDPTHFASQLVDHFLPLPDLPDHRRDDQHCSRICDWLLSSGLRPDGCVCFWDDCVVLTSLVCDRLGLRGPPPEAIRIAKEKSRTHRHLLGLLKSTGTNLTSVEQPSGQADGLVEFREGERRGRQQNGMVNGMVNMEGDSMRAMADFDRGDLFNEAMGKPDTTAPTSSSASASSSFSLSFGTFRPSAPLLSPSPSSYAVPCIHVESALDLEKAASGGERGPGGASVGVVRFPAVMKLEYGAGAVGVRKVGSLEESLAHFERIGGDLREETDYPGIGLGWGNAMTLMEYVGGTEHDVDVVLFEGRLEGAFVSDNGPTRAPAFTETASQMPSGLAPDKRAQLIRAAHHACMGCGLQDGVFNVELKMTEVGPRLIEINARMGGFYLRDWIRQLYGVDILMAAFMVSCGVRPCLPSATALPARGHFAGVMVVVSQHLQALRSTASPERLRGLHQDGALWLNELAEEDELISGEYEEPFCNVGVRDAHNAANARQRLLALCQGLGLHCPPRYDLGYFLSHFN, from the exons GAGATGCTCTCCTGTGTCTTTCTCCGTCCTGGCTCTCTCacgcctccccctccctcctggtCCACAAGGCTGTCACCTTTGACTTGGGAGGCCGCACTTTCCTCTCCAACTTCAACCCCCCTCGCAAGGTCACCTACTTCCTGTCATGTGACCCTTGGGCTGAGGAGGAAGTGACCCGGGAGACAGACTGCCCAAGCGGAGGTTCTGGCGCACTGTGTCGATTCTGGGGGGATGTTCTGACCGCCAGGGTTCTGCTGCAAAAGGCCAAGATCCACTGCCCCCCGACGCTGGCCTTACTGTTGCCCCCAGGACAGATGGGGCTGGAGGAGGgcaggacaggaggggtggaggtGGTGCACCTGGAACAGGGGGTGGTGGGAGGGATGAACTCCATCCGAAACAAGGTGGACTCTTTCCTGGAGTCTGAGGATATGAAGGGATCTGAGAGT GTGGTGCTCAGGCGCAGTGGTGGGACGTTCGTGGGCGAGGCAACCTCACCCCCTGTCTACCTGTCCAGGAACAACAGGGATGAGGTCTGGGCCAAGGTAGGTTATCTCCTGCCCCAGCTCCTCCCTGGAGAGGCAGTGCTGCTGGAGGCCTACTGCTCCCCACTGAAGCCTGGGCCGCGGGTAGAGGACCGCACCTGGGAACAGTACACCG actgcAGGCCTCAGGTTCCAGACCTGTCCTTCAGACTGTGTGCCATCGTAAGTCGCTCACCTCTGGACCTGCCTCTCCTCTACAAg tTGGTGTGTAGAGTGGGTGTGTCcgacacccctctctctcacagccACTCCCTCTCTCAGTCCTTGGAGACCACCCTATTAGAGTGCGGTTTCACTGACCCTACCATGGCAACTTCTCTCCATCGCTTAGCAACGGACACCGCCCTGTCCTGCCTTCGTGTTGTCATGGAAACAGAGTCAAGCATGTCCGCGGAACTGCGTGGTGGAGCGGGCGCCCAGACCGACatgatag GTGTAGACCTCCTCTTCACCATGGATGGTTACATCATCAGCCCTGTTGTCCTTggcctccacccctccctctgtctccgctCCTCCTTCCCGGAgcaagggatggggctggagggacgtgacagtgggatagaggggtggagtaggggcaccctcctcctcacccccctcctccGCTCCCAGTACTACCTGATGCAGGAGAAGACTGTGCTGGTGGTgggagctggaggacacagtaaGAAGTTCATTTGGGGAGCAGCCAAAAAGTACAAACTCAAG ATCCTGCTGGTGGACTGTGACCCCACCCACTTCGCCTCCCAGTTGGTCGACCACTTCCTGCCCCTGCCAGACCTGCCCGACCACCGCCGTGACGACCAGCACTGCTCCCGCATTTGTGATTGGCTGTTGTCCTCTGGGCTCCGCCCTGATGGCTGCGTGTGTTTCTGGGATGACTGCGTGGTGCTGACGTCTCTGGTCTGTGATAGGCTGGGGCTCAGGGGGCCTCCCCCCGAGGCCATCCGCATTGCGAAGGAGAAGAGCCGCACCCACAGGCACCTCCTGGGCTTACTGAAGTCTACTGGGACTAACCTGACCAGTGTTGAGCAACCCTCCGGTCAGGCGGATGGCCTGGTTGAGTTTAgagaaggtgagaggagaggcagaCAGCAGAACGGTATGGTCAACGGCATGGTCAACATGGAAGGAGATAGCATGAGAGCTATGGCCGATTTTGACAGGGGGGATCTCTTCAATGAGGCAATGGGCAAACCCGACACTACCGCCCCTACCTCTTCATCCGCCTCAGCCTCCTCGTCCTTCTCACTGTCCTTCGGCACTTTCCGGCCCTCCgctcccctcctttctccctccccttcttcctATGCTGTTCCCTGTATCCATGTGGAGAGCGCCCTGGATCTGGAGAAGGCAGCCAGTGGGGGGGAGCGAGGGCCTGGTGGGGCCAGTGTAGGGGTGGTGAGGTTCCCTGCCGTCATGAAGCTGGAGTATGGGGCCGGGGCGGTGGGCGTGAGGAAGGTGGGCTCTCTGGAGGAAAGCCTGGCACACTTTGAGAGGATTGGAGGGGACCTCCGCGAGGAGACAGACTACCCTGGCATTGGCCTGGGCTGGGGCAACGCCATGACCCTCATGGAGTACGTGGGAGGCACAGAGCACGACGTGGATGTGGTTCTGTTCGAGGGGCGACTGGAGGGCGCTTTCGTGTCCGACAATGGCCCCACCCGTGCCCCGGCTTTCACCGAGACGGCCTCCCAGATGCCCTCGGGGCTGGCGCCGGACAAGCGCGCTCAGCTGATTCGCGCGGCGCACCACGCCTGCATGGGCTGCGGCCTACAAGACGGCGTGTTCAACGTTGAGCTGAAGATGACAGAGGTGGGCCCGAGGCTCATCGAGATCAACGCCCGCATGGGCGGCTTCTACTTGCGCGACTGGATCCGCCAGCTGTACGGCGTGGACATCCTGATGGCCGCCTTCATGGTGTCCTGTGGGGTGCGTCCGTGCCTGCCCTCGGCCACAGCGCTCCCAGCCAGAGGCCACTTTGCTGGGGTGATGGTTGTGGTGTCCCAGCACCTCCAGGCCCTGAGAAGCACAGCCAGCCCTGAGCGCCTGCGAGGACTGCACCAGGACGGGGCGCTGTGGCTGAACGAGCTGGCTGAGGAGGATGAATTGATCTCTGGGGAGTACGAGGAGCCCTTCTGTAATGTCGGGGTGAGAGACGCCCACAACGCCGCCAACGCTCGCCAGCGCCTCCTCGCCCTCTGCCAGGGGCTAGGCCTGCACTGTCCTCCACGCTACGACCTGGGGTACTTCCTGTCCCACTTCAATTAG